TTATCCAACCTACGGATGAATTGTACCATATCATAGGCTTTACACCTTTCCTCAAGGCATACGATACGGCATCCAGTATTGAATAACCATTCTTCATCTCATCCCACTCGGCATCTATAAGCACATAAGGAAGAGACAGCTCACAAGCCATATCAACATATCTACGTATGATATCAAAATCATTGGAGCCATGATTGTACGCCCAATATATCCAGGATGCCACTCCAGGCTTGATCCAGCCAACATCCTCCAACCTGTTCACCGGTGAATTATCATTAATCAATGTCGACTCCACCACATCGCTCAATGAACCAATGACAGCAGTCTGCCATCCAGGATACTCTTCACCGTCAGGTTTGATCTCATATACCCCCTGTCTGCCGGAATCATACAGGCTCGCAGCGGCATTATCAGCTCCTACCGCTGATTCTGACAAAAGAAGAAACACATCTCGGTCACCGTATTCAAACAATGCAGGATAACCGTAACGGCTTCCTGGCTTCACCACTCTGTCCTTATTATAAAACCCTTCATAACAATCACTCCAGTCCTGTAGCCAGCTATGGGAAGCTCCTGAAAGATCCACTTCACAACCCCTGCACCCTGACCAGGCAATACCATCGTCATAGACTCTCACACTCAGAGTATCCGAATTCTCAAGCAGATACTTGACTTCCGAAAATTCATTATGGCAATGCCGGCGTTTACCGCATATCATATAATAGTCTACAGTATGGTTGCTGATGCTCCCTGGCACCTCTTGTGTTATCTTCCCGCAATCAATCCTCATCAGTACCCTATCTTTACCATTAATTACAGCAACTGAAAGCAAAGAGTCTTCAGATACGGATAGTGAGATTTTTCTATTAGGAGATACCACATCCGCACTGATACCAGGAGCGATGCACAATGAAAGGGCTGCGATTAAAATTTTCAGATTCATGTGTTTCCAACGTTGATGTAAAGGATTTATACTATGCAAATATAGCGAGATATTCCTCTAAAAACAAAATTTAAACAGCTGCTCATTTTTAACATATTTTGTATTAATAAAAACCTATAAATATTACCCTGCATTTTTCATCCATTTATTAAATAAAACCCGATTATTTCGACTTAAAAATTAACATTTGAAAGCACACAATCAATACAATACGGAATTCCAACAAAATAAAAAAATATTGACATTAGGTTATTTGAAATAATTATTATACCTTTGCATATGCAAGATTATAATAATAAAAGAATATACAATATAACAAGAAAATCCACTGACGTTAAGTACTATGTGTAAGCTGCGAAGGGGGGCCGCGAGGTTGTCCTTCGCTATTTTTTTGTATATATCAAAAATATCAGTGTCAGATGCCCTTTAAGGTATCGGAAGGGCACGACACAGCATCCTGTGAAACAATAGCAGTCGTATCCATCGGCACGTTTATATTATGACGGTCGAATATTGTGCGGGCATTACGTATAAATCCCTTCCTGCGAAGCTCCATTGACGGATGGACATCCTCCGATTCTGCCGGCAACAATCGGAAATTATCACCTTTTTTGACAGGAGGTTGCACAAACACCATCCTGTATGACGCACCTGTCACCATGGCATTCCCATCGGCATCACGTCCGAGCGTGACTCTTACCATAGCTCCGCCGCGCGTATCGGTTGTGCGCATAGCCGAAATAAAGTTCCCAAGCGAATATACCGTAAGCACAGATCTGTTATTGATTTCACTTTTGCGTAGCTCCATAGGCTGTATCACATGAGGATGGCCACCTATAATCATATCCACACCTAGTGTCTCAAGATAACGTGCAAGCGACCGTTGGGTGGAATTTGGCAACAGTTTGTACTCATCACCCCAATGTATGCACACAGCTATAAGATCGGCACCGTTCTCACGAGCCCTGCTTACATCGCTGGCGATCGTATCCCTGTTGATATAGTCAATCACTATCGGAGTACGCTTCTCGATTCCGTTAGTACCATAAGTATAATTCAGGAATGCTATCTTGAATCCATTGATATCCCGAATGAAAGGAAGATGCTGCTCACGGTGGGCGGCATCACGGTACACCCCTATCCAGGACACCCCCTTTGATTCAAATGCCGAAATTGTTCGCAACACTCCCTTGTCTCTGCGGTCAAGTATATGATTGTTTGCCGAAAGCATGAGGTCAAAACCGGCATCAGTCAATGCCGTGACATAATTGTCGTGGGCACAGAACATAGGATACCCCGAATAAGGTGCGCCACCAAGCGGTGCTTCAATATTTACAACAGCATAGTCGGCTGAACTTATATAAGGCTGCAATGCCGTGAAATATCCTGAATAGTCAAGCGAGCCGTCAGGCTGTCGGGCAGCATCAATCTGCCGCTGATGCTGCATAGCATCCCCCGCAAAAACCAGTTCGGCACTGTCGCCGCCAGGCAACAGTAGCGCGCACAGTGCTATCAATATCGCAAACATCTATCAACTTCTTAATTTAAGTCCTCAGGAACAGTATGACTCTTTAGACCAAAGAACTATAGTTTTCCAACATCTCGTTCTCTCCACAAAATGTTCTCCTGTTCTACTGTCTTATCCCTATGGCTCTATGGTCTAAAAAAGATCAGGAGAACTTTTTTGATCAAAGAACCATAGTTTTGTTCTCTCAAAAAAATTCTCCTGTTCTTCTGTCTTTCTATATTATTTCGCGATTACGAATAGATCTCTTTCTTGGCAGCAAGAAGAGTATTCTTCATCAGCGAACAGATTGTCATAGGACCAACACCTCCAGGCACCGGAGTTATAAAAGCACACTTAGGAGCCACATTATCGAAATCTACATCCCCGCTAAGACGGAAACCGCTCTTCCGCGAAGCGTCAGGCACTCGTGTGGTACCCACATCAATAATTGTCGCGCCTGGT
The sequence above is drawn from the Duncaniella freteri genome and encodes:
- a CDS encoding CapA family protein; translated protein: MFAILIALCALLLPGGDSAELVFAGDAMQHQRQIDAARQPDGSLDYSGYFTALQPYISSADYAVVNIEAPLGGAPYSGYPMFCAHDNYVTALTDAGFDLMLSANNHILDRRDKGVLRTISAFESKGVSWIGVYRDAAHREQHLPFIRDINGFKIAFLNYTYGTNGIEKRTPIVIDYINRDTIASDVSRARENGADLIAVCIHWGDEYKLLPNSTQRSLARYLETLGVDMIIGGHPHVIQPMELRKSEINNRSVLTVYSLGNFISAMRTTDTRGGAMVRVTLGRDADGNAMVTGASYRMVFVQPPVKKGDNFRLLPAESEDVHPSMELRRKGFIRNARTIFDRHNINVPMDTTAIVSQDAVSCPSDTLKGI
- a CDS encoding glycoside hydrolase family 97 protein; this translates as MNLKILIAALSLCIAPGISADVVSPNRKISLSVSEDSLLSVAVINGKDRVLMRIDCGKITQEVPGSISNHTVDYYMICGKRRHCHNEFSEVKYLLENSDTLSVRVYDDGIAWSGCRGCEVDLSGASHSWLQDWSDCYEGFYNKDRVVKPGSRYGYPALFEYGDRDVFLLLSESAVGADNAAASLYDSGRQGVYEIKPDGEEYPGWQTAVIGSLSDVVESTLINDNSPVNRLEDVGWIKPGVASWIYWAYNHGSNDFDIIRRYVDMACELSLPYVLIDAEWDEMKNGYSILDAVSYALRKGVKPMIWYNSSVGWINGAPGPKFRLNDPENREKEFAWCEENGIAGVKIDFFSGDTNLNIKYMLDLLECAARHRLLVNFHGVTIPRGWQRTYPNLVSMEAVYGAEWYNNVPTFTDKAARHNATLPFTRNVIGSMDYTPCAFTDSQHPHITTDAHELALTVLFESGIQHLADRPESFLAQPDVIRGFLSELPAAWDDTLLLGGYPGDYVVMARKNGNEWYICGINGNDTPRKITIDTDRVPEVKNGREMTLITDGPGMDKSWRISEIEKVPSSIIMKPRGGFIIRVK